A genomic segment from Alistipes senegalensis JC50 encodes:
- a CDS encoding ABC transporter permease produces MSNISIIIQREFNERVRKKSFIITTLLMPVLMIALMAAPALIMQFSRGDEKVIAVIDESGLIAPKLESDEEIRFETTELPTEEARRELTEKFGVLWIGGDILENSNNVRLYANSSSSLALESNITGQIERILETEKLKAYNIENLSQILEQVETKVVMQTFRNDKSQEEDAQAQSSAVATGLGYVLGFILYMFLLIYGAMVMQSVIEEKNNRVLEVMVSSVRPFDLMMGKILGVASVAVVQVLIWGVLIVGVGALVMPHLMPEEVMAGAQAMQQGMPDAAAMTDMNPEMLQAVAAMTDLGYIVKIFVSLLLFVFGGYLLYSAMFAAVGSAVDNVQDASQLQMPITLPIILALLMMFVVIRDPNSQMAFWFSIIPFTSPIVMMARIPYDIPLWEIVLSLVLLYGSFVGMVWVASKIYRVGIFMYGKKPSLKELFKWIRYKY; encoded by the coding sequence ATGTCCAACATATCCATCATCATCCAGCGCGAGTTCAACGAACGCGTACGCAAAAAATCCTTTATCATCACCACGCTGCTGATGCCCGTGCTGATGATCGCCCTGATGGCCGCCCCGGCGCTCATCATGCAGTTTTCGCGGGGCGACGAGAAGGTCATCGCCGTCATCGACGAAAGCGGCCTGATAGCCCCGAAGCTCGAAAGCGACGAGGAGATCCGCTTCGAGACCACGGAACTCCCGACCGAAGAGGCCCGCAGGGAGCTGACCGAAAAATTCGGCGTGCTCTGGATCGGCGGCGACATTCTGGAAAACTCCAACAACGTCCGGCTCTACGCCAATTCGTCGTCGTCGCTCGCCCTCGAAAGCAACATCACGGGGCAGATCGAGCGCATCCTCGAAACCGAGAAACTCAAAGCCTACAACATCGAAAACCTCTCGCAGATTCTCGAACAGGTCGAAACCAAGGTCGTCATGCAGACCTTCCGCAACGACAAGTCGCAGGAGGAGGACGCCCAGGCGCAGTCGTCGGCCGTGGCCACGGGCCTGGGGTATGTCCTGGGATTCATCCTCTACATGTTCCTGCTGATCTACGGCGCGATGGTCATGCAGTCGGTGATCGAGGAGAAGAACAACCGCGTGCTGGAGGTGATGGTTTCGTCGGTCCGCCCCTTCGACCTGATGATGGGCAAAATCCTCGGCGTGGCCTCGGTGGCCGTCGTGCAGGTGCTGATCTGGGGCGTGCTGATCGTCGGCGTCGGAGCCCTCGTAATGCCCCACCTGATGCCCGAAGAGGTCATGGCGGGCGCCCAGGCCATGCAGCAGGGCATGCCCGACGCAGCCGCGATGACCGACATGAATCCCGAGATGCTCCAGGCCGTGGCCGCCATGACCGACCTGGGCTATATCGTCAAGATCTTCGTCAGCCTGCTGCTGTTCGTCTTCGGCGGCTATCTGCTCTACTCGGCGATGTTCGCCGCCGTGGGTTCGGCCGTGGACAACGTGCAGGACGCCTCGCAGTTGCAGATGCCCATCACGCTGCCGATCATCCTGGCCCTGCTGATGATGTTCGTCGTGATCCGCGACCCCAACTCGCAGATGGCCTTCTGGTTCTCGATCATCCCCTTCACCTCGCCGATCGTCATGATGGCCCGCATCCCCTACGACATCCCGCTGTGGGAGATCGTCCTCTCGCTCGTGCTGCTCTACGGATCATTCGTGGGCATGGTGTGGGTCGCATCGAAGATCTACCGCGTGGGCATCTTCATGTACGGCAAAAAACCGTCGCTCAAAGAGCTGTTCAAATGGATTCGGTATAAGTATTGA
- a CDS encoding ABC transporter ATP-binding protein, whose translation MDLLTAEHVTKRYASHTALDDVSLAIPRGSVYGLLGPNGAGKTTLIRIINRITAPDSGRVLFGDREIAPEDVYRIGYLPEERGLYKKMKVGEQAVFFARLKGLSRREAVVRLKEWFVKFGIQEWWDKKVEELSKGMAQKVQFIVTVLHEPKLLIFDEPFSGFDPINANLLKEEILGLRDKGATVIFSTHNMSSVEEICDHITLINKSRNILSGKVDDIRRRHGSNIFEVAYRGDEAVLRQAVAGRCEILDGTQEESVYRMLKLHVNDDSEVRGVISAVNEAVELRSFREIIPSMNDIFIRAVNGKL comes from the coding sequence ATGGATTTACTCACAGCAGAACACGTCACCAAACGCTATGCCTCGCACACGGCGCTCGACGACGTATCGCTCGCCATCCCCCGAGGCTCGGTCTACGGGCTTCTGGGCCCCAACGGAGCGGGCAAAACGACCCTGATCCGCATCATCAACCGCATCACGGCACCCGATTCGGGCCGCGTGCTGTTCGGCGACCGCGAGATCGCCCCGGAAGATGTCTACCGCATCGGCTATCTCCCCGAGGAGCGCGGGCTTTACAAGAAAATGAAGGTCGGCGAACAGGCCGTCTTCTTCGCACGCCTCAAAGGTCTTTCGCGCCGCGAAGCCGTCGTGCGGCTGAAGGAGTGGTTCGTCAAATTCGGCATTCAGGAGTGGTGGGACAAGAAGGTCGAGGAGCTCTCGAAGGGCATGGCCCAGAAGGTGCAGTTCATCGTCACGGTGCTCCACGAACCCAAGCTGCTGATCTTCGACGAGCCCTTTTCGGGCTTCGACCCCATCAACGCCAACCTGCTGAAAGAGGAGATTCTGGGGCTGCGCGACAAGGGCGCCACGGTGATCTTCTCGACGCACAACATGTCCTCCGTGGAGGAGATCTGCGACCACATCACGCTCATCAACAAATCGCGCAACATCCTCTCGGGCAAGGTCGATGACATCCGCCGCCGCCACGGGTCGAACATCTTCGAGGTGGCCTACCGGGGCGACGAAGCCGTCCTGCGACAGGCCGTCGCCGGGCGCTGCGAGATTCTCGACGGAACGCAGGAGGAGTCGGTCTACCGCATGCTCAAACTCCACGTCAACGACGACTCCGAGGTGCGCGGGGTGATCTCCGCCGTCAACGAAGCCGTCGAACTGCGTTCGTTCCGCGAGATCATCCCCTCGATGAACGACATTTTCATAAGAGCCGTCAACGGCAAACTCTAA
- a CDS encoding ATP-binding protein yields MKESKFVKTKMVAGYVLLIAVCVLAVGYVYRVVVRFSAPDSSYVQLQTKHSAVSRTLYHLYQAESYGQLMIAGYQSYEARYKRELRTVRACIDSLRSLTGDRDSLQTMRLDSITRLLADKERRTMSLRRTIRAGSTAKLLDKNIRDLIGPQQGIVADTTPFRRIVRQDTTAVPRSRRRFLQRLGDLFSPPKEDSSVVISRRELVAPAVPAGSVKDTITLVLRALQDSVTSNRLGIYDRAWQEGLRLSYSNELVNTKIYRLIMDFEAEDTEFLMRRIERTEAFRRRSSRVLGGVTVGAVVLVLLFVGILWRDISRSNRYRRELEQANRDKEALLAAREKLMLAITHDIKAPLGSVMGYIDLLSRLTDDKRQELYLHNMKDSSEHLLALVNSLLDFYRLDINKIEVARVAFSPAQLFETIRAGFAAAAAAKGLELRLETGPDAARTVTGDAFHIRQIADNLVSNALKFTNKGSVTLRADVRQGRLVFSVRDTGRGIGREEKERIFGEFVRLSSAQGVDGFGLGLSIVDRLVKLLEGTISLESRLGEGSKFIVSVPVGEAGPAAVQEVREPEPPQPGLRVLLIDDDPLQLEMTAAMCRRAGIAAECCQYPEYAAKLVADGRFDLVLTDIQMPSADGFSVLKAVHGVDPALRVVAVSARGELDAADFTARGFSGCLRKPFAYGELLAVVRAACGGAVPAAEEPGVPAAEGVDFGPLTAYAGDDTGAARSILASFAEQTAANAREFEKAVGSGDATAVRALSHKMLPIFTMLGAAEVADILRRAENREGPLTDALCGELRAAVEKIRAIVAEAEKTVTL; encoded by the coding sequence GTGAAGGAGTCGAAATTCGTCAAAACGAAGATGGTCGCGGGCTACGTCCTGCTGATCGCGGTCTGTGTGCTCGCGGTGGGCTATGTCTACCGGGTGGTGGTCCGTTTTTCGGCTCCCGACAGCAGCTACGTACAGTTGCAGACCAAGCACAGCGCCGTCAGCCGGACCCTTTACCATCTCTATCAGGCCGAAAGTTACGGGCAGCTGATGATCGCCGGCTACCAGTCCTACGAGGCGCGTTACAAACGCGAACTGCGCACCGTGAGGGCCTGCATCGACTCGCTGCGCTCGCTGACGGGCGACCGGGATTCGTTGCAGACGATGCGTCTGGACAGCATCACGCGTCTGCTCGCCGACAAGGAACGGCGCACGATGAGCCTGCGCCGCACGATCCGCGCCGGTTCCACGGCCAAACTGCTCGACAAGAACATCCGCGACCTGATCGGTCCCCAGCAGGGGATCGTGGCCGACACGACGCCGTTCCGCCGCATCGTGAGGCAGGACACGACGGCCGTGCCGCGCTCCCGGCGGCGTTTTCTGCAACGGCTGGGCGATTTGTTCAGTCCTCCGAAGGAGGATTCGAGCGTGGTGATCTCCCGCCGCGAACTGGTGGCCCCCGCGGTGCCCGCCGGGTCGGTGAAAGATACCATTACGCTGGTGCTGAGGGCCTTGCAGGATAGCGTCACGAGCAACCGCCTGGGCATTTACGACCGGGCGTGGCAGGAGGGACTGCGGCTGAGTTACAGCAACGAACTGGTCAACACGAAGATATACCGCCTGATCATGGACTTCGAGGCCGAGGATACGGAGTTCCTGATGCGGCGCATAGAGCGCACGGAGGCTTTCCGCCGCAGGTCGTCGCGTGTGTTGGGAGGCGTGACCGTCGGGGCCGTGGTGCTCGTGCTGTTGTTCGTCGGGATATTGTGGCGCGACATCAGCCGCAGCAACCGCTACCGCCGGGAGCTGGAGCAGGCCAACCGCGACAAGGAAGCCCTGCTGGCCGCCCGCGAGAAGCTGATGCTGGCCATCACGCACGACATCAAGGCCCCGTTAGGGTCGGTGATGGGCTATATCGACCTGCTGTCGCGGCTGACCGACGACAAGCGGCAGGAACTTTACCTGCACAATATGAAGGACTCCTCCGAACACCTGCTGGCGCTGGTCAACAGCCTGCTGGACTTCTACCGGCTGGACATCAACAAGATCGAGGTGGCCCGGGTGGCTTTCAGTCCCGCGCAGCTGTTCGAGACGATCCGGGCGGGATTTGCCGCCGCGGCCGCGGCCAAAGGGCTGGAACTGCGTCTGGAAACCGGTCCGGACGCCGCGCGGACGGTGACGGGAGACGCTTTTCACATCCGGCAGATCGCCGACAATCTGGTTTCCAACGCTTTGAAATTCACCAACAAGGGCTCCGTGACGCTTCGCGCCGACGTTCGGCAGGGGCGGCTGGTCTTCTCGGTCCGCGATACGGGCCGCGGCATCGGCCGCGAGGAGAAGGAGCGGATTTTCGGGGAGTTCGTGCGCCTGAGTTCGGCGCAGGGCGTCGATGGGTTCGGACTGGGGCTGTCGATCGTCGATCGCCTCGTGAAGCTGCTCGAAGGGACCATTTCGCTCGAAAGCCGTCTCGGCGAGGGGAGCAAATTCATCGTGTCGGTGCCCGTCGGGGAGGCCGGGCCCGCGGCGGTGCAGGAGGTCCGGGAGCCGGAGCCTCCGCAGCCGGGACTGCGGGTGCTGCTGATCGACGACGATCCGTTGCAGCTGGAGATGACCGCCGCGATGTGCCGCCGGGCGGGGATCGCCGCCGAGTGCTGCCAGTATCCCGAATACGCCGCCAAACTGGTCGCCGACGGCCGCTTCGATCTGGTGCTGACCGACATACAGATGCCCTCGGCCGACGGATTCAGCGTGCTGAAAGCCGTGCACGGGGTCGATCCCGCGCTGCGCGTGGTCGCCGTGTCGGCCCGCGGGGAGCTGGACGCCGCGGATTTCACGGCCCGCGGATTCTCCGGATGTCTCCGCAAACCGTTCGCATACGGCGAACTGCTCGCCGTGGTCCGTGCGGCCTGCGGCGGGGCGGTTCCGGCGGCGGAAGAACCTGGGGTCCCGGCGGCGGAGGGGGTGGATTTCGGCCCCCTGACGGCCTATGCGGGCGACGATACCGGTGCGGCGCGGAGTATTCTGGCCTCCTTCGCCGAACAGACTGCGGCCAATGCCCGGGAGTTCGAAAAGGCGGTCGGAAGCGGCGATGCGACAGCGGTAAGGGCCCTATCGCACAAGATGCTGCCGATCTTCACGATGCTCGGTGCGGCGGAAGTCGCCGACATCCTGCGCCGGGCCGAGAACCGCGAGGGGCCCCTGACCGACGCGCTGTGCGGTGAATTGCGCGCGGCGGTCGAAAAAATCCGCGCGATTGTCGCGGAAGCCGAAAAAACGGTAACTTTGTAG